In Mastacembelus armatus chromosome 4, fMasArm1.2, whole genome shotgun sequence, the following are encoded in one genomic region:
- the ptbp1b gene encoding polypyrimidine tract-binding protein 1b isoform X1, translated as MDGGVHHDITVGTKRGSDELFSSISNGPYIMSTTANGNDSKKFKGDVRGSGVPSRVIHIRRLPSDITEAEVISLGLPFGDVTNLLMLKAKNQAFLEMNSEEAAQNMVGYYSTVMPIIRHHPVYVQFSNHKELKTDNSPNQERAQAALRALSTSHVDTAVAAPSTVLRVVVENLVYPVTLDALCQIFSKFGTVLRIIVFTKNSQFQALLQYPDGASAQAAKLSLDGQNIYNGCCTLRISFSKLTSLNVKYNNEKSRDFTRPDLPSGDSQPTMEHPAMATAFTPGIISAAPYAGTTHAFPPAFAIQPAVSSPYPGLTVPALPGALASFSLPGATRLGFPPIPAGHCVLLVSNLHPERVTPHCLFILFGVYGDVMRVKILFNKKENALVQMSDSTQAQLAMSHLNGQRLHEKPLRITLSKHTSVQLPREGHEDQGLTKDYSNSPLHRFKKPGSKNYSNIFPPSATLHLSNIPPSVVEDDLKMLFSSSGAMVKAFKFFQKDHKMALIQMGSVEEAIESLIEFHNHDLGENHHLRVSFSKSSI; from the exons agaGGATCTGACGAGCTTTTCTCCAGCATCTCCAACGGCCCATATATCATGAGCACCACAG CCAATGGCAATGACAGCAAGAAGTTCAAAGGTGACGTAAGAGGTTCCGGGGTGCCTTCCAGGGTCATCCACATCCGCCGGCTTCCCAGCGACATCACTGAGGCCGAGGTGATCAGCCTGGGTCTGCCCTTTGGTGACGTCACCAACCTGCTGATGCTGAAAGCCAAGAACCAG GCTTTCTTAGAGATGAACTCGGAGGAAGCAGCTCAGAACATGGTGGGTTATTACTCCACAGTGATGCCCATCATCAGACACCACCCGGTCTACGTCCAGTTCTCCAACCACAAGGAGCTCAAGACTGACAACTCCCCCAACCAGGAG AGGGCCCAGGCAGCTCTGCGGGCCCTCAGTACGTCTCACGTGGACACGGCTGTGGCAGCGCCAAGCACCGTGCTCCGGGTGGTGGTGGAGAACCTTGTGTACCCTGTCACCTTGGACGCCCTCTGCCAG ATCTTCTCCAAATTTGGGACCGTGCTGAGGATCATCGTCTTCACCAAGAACAGTCAGTTCCAGGCTCTGCTGCAGTATCCGGACGGAGCGTCGGCCCAGGCTGCTAAATTG TCTCTGGATGGACAGAATATCTACAACGGCTGCTGCACTCTGAGGATCAGCTTCTCCAAACTCACCAGCCTCAACGTCAAATACAACAACGAAAAGAGCAGAGACTTCACCAGGCCTGACCTTCCCTCCGGAGACAGCCAGCCCACCATGGAGCACCCAGCTATGGCCACAGCATTCA CTCCTGGCATCATCTCCGCTGCACCGTACGCTGGCACCACTCACGCCTTCCCCCCAGCCTTCGCCATCCAGCCTGCAG TGTCCTCCCCCTATCCAGGCCTAACAGTCCCCGCTCTGCCCGGAGCCTTAGCCTCGTTCTCCCTCCCGGGGGCCACCAGGCTGGGATTCCCCCCCATCCCTGCTGGACACTGTGTCCTGCTGGTCAGCAACCTCCACCCTGAG AGAGTTACGCCCCACTGCCTCTTTATTCTCTTCG GTGTTTATGGCGACGTGATGAGAGTGAAGATTCTGTTCAACAAGAAGGAGAACGCTCTGGTTCAGATGTCCGACAGCACGCAGGCCCAGCTAG CCATGAGTCACCTGAATGGCCAGCGGCTGCATGAGAAGCCTTTGCGCATCACGCTGTCCAAACACACCAGCGTCCAGCTTCCACGAGAAGGTCACGAGGACCAGGGCCTGACCAAAGACTACAGCAACTCCCCTCTGCACCGCTTCAAAAAGCCTGGCTCCAAGAACTACTCCAACATCTTCCCACCTTCTGCCACCTTACACCTCTCCAACATCCC ccCCTCTGTGGTTGAGGATGACCTCAAGATGCTGTTTTCCAGCTCAGGAGCCATGGTCAAGGCTTTTAAGTTCTTCCA GAAGGACCATAAGATGGCTCTAATCCAGATGGGCTCAGTGGAGGAGGCCATCGAGTCCCTCATTGAGTTTCACAATCATGACCTGGGAGAGAATCACCACCTGCGGGTGTCCTTCTCCAAGTCCTCCATCTGA
- the ptbp1b gene encoding polypyrimidine tract-binding protein 1b isoform X2, with product MDGGVHHDITVGTKRGSDELFSSISNGPYIMSTTANGNDSKKFKGDVRGSGVPSRVIHIRRLPSDITEAEVISLGLPFGDVTNLLMLKAKNQAFLEMNSEEAAQNMVGYYSTVMPIIRHHPVYVQFSNHKELKTDNSPNQERAQAALRALSTSHVDTAVAAPSTVLRVVVENLVYPVTLDALCQIFSKFGTVLRIIVFTKNSQFQALLQYPDGASAQAAKLSLDGQNIYNGCCTLRISFSKLTSLNVKYNNEKSRDFTRPDLPSGDSQPTMEHPAMATAFTPGIISAAPYAGTTHAFPPAFAIQPAGLTVPALPGALASFSLPGATRLGFPPIPAGHCVLLVSNLHPERVTPHCLFILFGVYGDVMRVKILFNKKENALVQMSDSTQAQLAMSHLNGQRLHEKPLRITLSKHTSVQLPREGHEDQGLTKDYSNSPLHRFKKPGSKNYSNIFPPSATLHLSNIPPSVVEDDLKMLFSSSGAMVKAFKFFQKDHKMALIQMGSVEEAIESLIEFHNHDLGENHHLRVSFSKSSI from the exons agaGGATCTGACGAGCTTTTCTCCAGCATCTCCAACGGCCCATATATCATGAGCACCACAG CCAATGGCAATGACAGCAAGAAGTTCAAAGGTGACGTAAGAGGTTCCGGGGTGCCTTCCAGGGTCATCCACATCCGCCGGCTTCCCAGCGACATCACTGAGGCCGAGGTGATCAGCCTGGGTCTGCCCTTTGGTGACGTCACCAACCTGCTGATGCTGAAAGCCAAGAACCAG GCTTTCTTAGAGATGAACTCGGAGGAAGCAGCTCAGAACATGGTGGGTTATTACTCCACAGTGATGCCCATCATCAGACACCACCCGGTCTACGTCCAGTTCTCCAACCACAAGGAGCTCAAGACTGACAACTCCCCCAACCAGGAG AGGGCCCAGGCAGCTCTGCGGGCCCTCAGTACGTCTCACGTGGACACGGCTGTGGCAGCGCCAAGCACCGTGCTCCGGGTGGTGGTGGAGAACCTTGTGTACCCTGTCACCTTGGACGCCCTCTGCCAG ATCTTCTCCAAATTTGGGACCGTGCTGAGGATCATCGTCTTCACCAAGAACAGTCAGTTCCAGGCTCTGCTGCAGTATCCGGACGGAGCGTCGGCCCAGGCTGCTAAATTG TCTCTGGATGGACAGAATATCTACAACGGCTGCTGCACTCTGAGGATCAGCTTCTCCAAACTCACCAGCCTCAACGTCAAATACAACAACGAAAAGAGCAGAGACTTCACCAGGCCTGACCTTCCCTCCGGAGACAGCCAGCCCACCATGGAGCACCCAGCTATGGCCACAGCATTCA CTCCTGGCATCATCTCCGCTGCACCGTACGCTGGCACCACTCACGCCTTCCCCCCAGCCTTCGCCATCCAGCCTGCAG GCCTAACAGTCCCCGCTCTGCCCGGAGCCTTAGCCTCGTTCTCCCTCCCGGGGGCCACCAGGCTGGGATTCCCCCCCATCCCTGCTGGACACTGTGTCCTGCTGGTCAGCAACCTCCACCCTGAG AGAGTTACGCCCCACTGCCTCTTTATTCTCTTCG GTGTTTATGGCGACGTGATGAGAGTGAAGATTCTGTTCAACAAGAAGGAGAACGCTCTGGTTCAGATGTCCGACAGCACGCAGGCCCAGCTAG CCATGAGTCACCTGAATGGCCAGCGGCTGCATGAGAAGCCTTTGCGCATCACGCTGTCCAAACACACCAGCGTCCAGCTTCCACGAGAAGGTCACGAGGACCAGGGCCTGACCAAAGACTACAGCAACTCCCCTCTGCACCGCTTCAAAAAGCCTGGCTCCAAGAACTACTCCAACATCTTCCCACCTTCTGCCACCTTACACCTCTCCAACATCCC ccCCTCTGTGGTTGAGGATGACCTCAAGATGCTGTTTTCCAGCTCAGGAGCCATGGTCAAGGCTTTTAAGTTCTTCCA GAAGGACCATAAGATGGCTCTAATCCAGATGGGCTCAGTGGAGGAGGCCATCGAGTCCCTCATTGAGTTTCACAATCATGACCTGGGAGAGAATCACCACCTGCGGGTGTCCTTCTCCAAGTCCTCCATCTGA
- the ptbp1b gene encoding polypyrimidine tract-binding protein 1b isoform X3, whose protein sequence is MSTTANGNDSKKFKGDVRGSGVPSRVIHIRRLPSDITEAEVISLGLPFGDVTNLLMLKAKNQAFLEMNSEEAAQNMVGYYSTVMPIIRHHPVYVQFSNHKELKTDNSPNQERAQAALRALSTSHVDTAVAAPSTVLRVVVENLVYPVTLDALCQIFSKFGTVLRIIVFTKNSQFQALLQYPDGASAQAAKLSLDGQNIYNGCCTLRISFSKLTSLNVKYNNEKSRDFTRPDLPSGDSQPTMEHPAMATAFTPGIISAAPYAGTTHAFPPAFAIQPAVSSPYPGLTVPALPGALASFSLPGATRLGFPPIPAGHCVLLVSNLHPERVTPHCLFILFGVYGDVMRVKILFNKKENALVQMSDSTQAQLAMSHLNGQRLHEKPLRITLSKHTSVQLPREGHEDQGLTKDYSNSPLHRFKKPGSKNYSNIFPPSATLHLSNIPPSVVEDDLKMLFSSSGAMVKAFKFFQKDHKMALIQMGSVEEAIESLIEFHNHDLGENHHLRVSFSKSSI, encoded by the exons ATGAGCACCACAG CCAATGGCAATGACAGCAAGAAGTTCAAAGGTGACGTAAGAGGTTCCGGGGTGCCTTCCAGGGTCATCCACATCCGCCGGCTTCCCAGCGACATCACTGAGGCCGAGGTGATCAGCCTGGGTCTGCCCTTTGGTGACGTCACCAACCTGCTGATGCTGAAAGCCAAGAACCAG GCTTTCTTAGAGATGAACTCGGAGGAAGCAGCTCAGAACATGGTGGGTTATTACTCCACAGTGATGCCCATCATCAGACACCACCCGGTCTACGTCCAGTTCTCCAACCACAAGGAGCTCAAGACTGACAACTCCCCCAACCAGGAG AGGGCCCAGGCAGCTCTGCGGGCCCTCAGTACGTCTCACGTGGACACGGCTGTGGCAGCGCCAAGCACCGTGCTCCGGGTGGTGGTGGAGAACCTTGTGTACCCTGTCACCTTGGACGCCCTCTGCCAG ATCTTCTCCAAATTTGGGACCGTGCTGAGGATCATCGTCTTCACCAAGAACAGTCAGTTCCAGGCTCTGCTGCAGTATCCGGACGGAGCGTCGGCCCAGGCTGCTAAATTG TCTCTGGATGGACAGAATATCTACAACGGCTGCTGCACTCTGAGGATCAGCTTCTCCAAACTCACCAGCCTCAACGTCAAATACAACAACGAAAAGAGCAGAGACTTCACCAGGCCTGACCTTCCCTCCGGAGACAGCCAGCCCACCATGGAGCACCCAGCTATGGCCACAGCATTCA CTCCTGGCATCATCTCCGCTGCACCGTACGCTGGCACCACTCACGCCTTCCCCCCAGCCTTCGCCATCCAGCCTGCAG TGTCCTCCCCCTATCCAGGCCTAACAGTCCCCGCTCTGCCCGGAGCCTTAGCCTCGTTCTCCCTCCCGGGGGCCACCAGGCTGGGATTCCCCCCCATCCCTGCTGGACACTGTGTCCTGCTGGTCAGCAACCTCCACCCTGAG AGAGTTACGCCCCACTGCCTCTTTATTCTCTTCG GTGTTTATGGCGACGTGATGAGAGTGAAGATTCTGTTCAACAAGAAGGAGAACGCTCTGGTTCAGATGTCCGACAGCACGCAGGCCCAGCTAG CCATGAGTCACCTGAATGGCCAGCGGCTGCATGAGAAGCCTTTGCGCATCACGCTGTCCAAACACACCAGCGTCCAGCTTCCACGAGAAGGTCACGAGGACCAGGGCCTGACCAAAGACTACAGCAACTCCCCTCTGCACCGCTTCAAAAAGCCTGGCTCCAAGAACTACTCCAACATCTTCCCACCTTCTGCCACCTTACACCTCTCCAACATCCC ccCCTCTGTGGTTGAGGATGACCTCAAGATGCTGTTTTCCAGCTCAGGAGCCATGGTCAAGGCTTTTAAGTTCTTCCA GAAGGACCATAAGATGGCTCTAATCCAGATGGGCTCAGTGGAGGAGGCCATCGAGTCCCTCATTGAGTTTCACAATCATGACCTGGGAGAGAATCACCACCTGCGGGTGTCCTTCTCCAAGTCCTCCATCTGA